In Carya illinoinensis cultivar Pawnee chromosome 10, C.illinoinensisPawnee_v1, whole genome shotgun sequence, one DNA window encodes the following:
- the LOC122279559 gene encoding uncharacterized protein LOC122279559, translated as MEPENIDWNNVESVFIEDDTYENYDAPQWVDLSAPDQPFHDEPWFCTPECNHQKNNEDFLKPVLLSKVKLLRTASISEILPFRDRNHRNMKLKEKEINSSSSTNFPDSKSLKTKGSYYSQSSIEDGENRNPNVSAPIPNGRTRSEKATRKSSAENEKKSVELSENSSKHDRKPQMRSTFSARNLLGGREILNQITEFCSELKKLGRRRSWKKGTKAKEQDGVLGELKKRVRDRERSPLLVVKEGHV; from the exons ATGGAACCAGAAAACATCGATTGGAACAACGTAGAATCGGTATTCATTGAAGATGACACGTACGAGAACTACGATGCACCTCAATGGGTTGATCTCTCTGCCCCGGACCAGCCCTTTCACGATGAGCCCTGGTTCTGCACTCCAG AATGCAATCATCAGAAGAATAATGAAGATTTTCTGAAACCAGTGCTCCTTTCGAAG gTTAAGCTTCTAAGAACAGCTTCCATTTCGGAAATCCTTCCATTCAGGGATAGGAATCACAG AAATatgaagctaaaagaaaaggaaataaattcaTCTTCATCTACAAACTTTCCCGATTCAAAGTCTTTGAAAACGAAAGGATCATATTATTCACAGAGTTCTATTGAAGACGGCGAAAACAGGAATCCAAACGTTTCTGCTCCCATTCCTAATGGGAGGACCAGATCAGAGAAAGCAACAAGGAAATCAAGCGCAGAGAACGAGAAGAAATCGGTTGAGTTGTCAGAGAATTCGTCAAAGCATGACCGGAAACCGCAGATGAGGAGTACATTCTCGGCGCGTAATTTGCTGGGCGGACGGGAAATTCTGAATCAGATCACAGAATTCTGTTCGGAATTGAAGAAACTGGGGAGGAGGAGGAGTTGGAAGAAAGGGACCAAAGCGAAAGAACAGGATGGGGTTTTAGGCGAGCTAAAGAAGAGAGTTAGAGACAGAGAGAGGAGTCCTCTGCTTGTGGTTAAAGAAGGACACGTCTAA